The following coding sequences are from one bacterium window:
- the atpH gene encoding ATP synthase F1 subunit delta produces the protein MKNARLIAERYAQALAGAVPKAEDLSRARTDVAHLAEVVASSGELAGALASPVVSADAKRKVMLALAERLGAAREARALLAVLAPEHWKIFGLIADAVGRAADARAGVVEATVRTAAPLPADVRARLDEALARLVGAAVRTRTEIDPALLGGVVVEAAGRLYDGSLKARLAELRTRLAGGTAGAIAG, from the coding sequence GTGAAGAACGCGCGTCTGATCGCCGAGCGGTACGCGCAGGCTCTCGCCGGGGCCGTCCCGAAGGCCGAAGACCTCTCCCGCGCCAGAACCGACGTCGCCCATCTGGCGGAAGTGGTCGCCTCCTCCGGAGAGCTGGCCGGCGCGCTGGCCAGCCCGGTCGTTTCGGCGGACGCGAAGCGGAAGGTGATGCTGGCCCTCGCCGAGCGGCTCGGCGCCGCGCGCGAGGCCCGGGCGCTCCTGGCCGTCCTCGCGCCGGAACACTGGAAGATCTTCGGCTTGATCGCCGACGCCGTCGGCCGCGCGGCCGACGCGCGGGCCGGCGTGGTCGAGGCGACGGTGCGCACCGCCGCGCCGCTCCCCGCCGACGTGCGGGCGCGGCTCGACGAGGCGCTGGCGAGACTGGTCGGCGCCGCGGTGCGGACGCGGACCGAGATCGATCCCGCGCTCCTCGGCGGCGTCGTCGTCGAGGCCGCGGGCCGCCTTTACGACGGCAGCCTGAAGGCGCGCCTCGCCGAGCTGCGGACGCGGCTCGCCGGCGGGACGGCGGGGGCGATCGCAGGGTGA
- a CDS encoding S9 family peptidase: protein MPHDQQRPTGGRRKATNGVVAALAIALFALPAFAGDAKRAFTIEDFYKVKSPAGPVLSPDGATLVYSLQTKDLGRGKAQSDLYRVPAAGGPATRLTFTDDQSETSPAFSPDGKLISFVAKRGENQGIWLLPTDGGEARQIVALSTGIDAPVWSPDGKYIAFASEIHPECGADDACNKKLDTWRAKGPLKAHVADELLYRHWTQWYDGKVSHVLLVEVATGKVRDLTPGDREAPVFSLGGAAGGYAFSPDGKELAYTRNPDPKDTLARSTNSDIWIVPVAPGPDGATQPATDVTAGNKAWDGDPLYSPDGRWIAYRRQLQPGYESDLFRLVLYDRAAKTSRVLTPNFDNWVDSAAWLADSTGLVFKAEEGGRSPLYRVLLAGGAPEKLATFATIDDFVLPKDGRAAFVLHRAIAEPPELWRLDLAGKAAPLRLTTHNKALEDEVDIRPAEEAFIAGAGGAKVHTFVVKPHNFDPNKKYPVILNIHGGPQSQWADSFRGDWQVYPGAGYVVVFPNPHGSTGFGQAYTASISGDWAGAPMEDVAKVTDWIEKQPWADKDRIGAMGWSWGGYAVNWLQGTTTRYKALASMMGVFDLPSKFGATEELWFPTWDLKGTPWTSDQYEKFNPSRNVKNFKTPELVITGELDYRIAYTQGLMAFTYLRSMNVPAKLVVFPNAGHWPNWYEMALYYTAHLEWFHQYLGGDPAPWSSDDFAANKVFDFETGQRRK, encoded by the coding sequence ATGCCGCACGATCAGCAGCGCCCGACGGGCGGCCGGCGCAAGGCGACGAACGGCGTCGTCGCCGCGCTGGCCATCGCGCTGTTCGCCCTCCCGGCCTTCGCCGGCGACGCGAAGCGCGCCTTCACGATCGAGGATTTCTACAAGGTCAAGAGCCCCGCGGGGCCGGTCCTGTCGCCCGACGGCGCGACCCTCGTCTACTCGCTGCAGACGAAGGACCTCGGCCGCGGCAAGGCGCAGTCCGACCTCTACCGCGTCCCCGCGGCCGGCGGCCCGGCGACCCGCCTGACCTTCACCGACGACCAGAGCGAGACGTCCCCCGCCTTCTCCCCCGACGGCAAGCTGATCTCCTTCGTCGCCAAGCGGGGCGAGAACCAGGGGATCTGGCTGCTGCCGACCGACGGCGGCGAGGCTCGTCAGATCGTCGCGCTCTCCACCGGAATCGACGCCCCGGTCTGGTCCCCCGACGGCAAGTACATCGCCTTCGCCAGCGAGATCCACCCCGAGTGCGGCGCCGACGACGCCTGCAACAAGAAGCTCGACACGTGGCGCGCCAAGGGGCCGCTCAAGGCGCACGTCGCCGACGAGCTGCTCTACCGCCACTGGACGCAGTGGTACGACGGCAAGGTGAGCCACGTCCTCCTCGTCGAAGTCGCCACCGGCAAGGTCCGCGACCTGACCCCCGGCGACCGCGAGGCCCCGGTCTTTTCCCTCGGCGGGGCGGCCGGCGGCTACGCCTTCTCCCCCGACGGGAAGGAGCTGGCCTACACCCGGAACCCCGACCCGAAGGACACGCTGGCCCGCTCGACGAACAGCGACATCTGGATCGTGCCGGTGGCCCCCGGCCCGGACGGCGCGACGCAGCCGGCGACCGACGTCACCGCCGGCAACAAGGCTTGGGACGGCGATCCGCTCTACTCGCCCGACGGCCGCTGGATCGCCTACCGCCGCCAGCTCCAGCCGGGGTACGAGTCGGACCTCTTCCGCCTCGTCCTCTACGACCGCGCGGCCAAGACCTCGCGCGTCCTGACCCCCAACTTCGACAACTGGGTCGACTCGGCCGCGTGGCTCGCCGACTCGACCGGCCTCGTCTTCAAGGCCGAGGAAGGCGGCCGCTCGCCGCTTTACCGCGTCCTGCTCGCCGGCGGCGCGCCGGAGAAGCTCGCGACCTTCGCCACGATCGACGACTTCGTCCTGCCCAAGGACGGGCGCGCGGCGTTCGTCCTGCACCGCGCGATCGCCGAACCGCCCGAGCTCTGGCGGCTCGACCTCGCCGGCAAGGCGGCGCCGCTCCGCCTGACGACCCACAACAAGGCGCTCGAGGACGAGGTGGACATCCGCCCGGCCGAGGAGGCGTTCATCGCCGGCGCCGGCGGGGCGAAGGTCCACACCTTCGTCGTCAAGCCGCACAACTTCGACCCGAACAAGAAGTACCCGGTGATCCTCAACATCCACGGCGGCCCGCAGAGCCAGTGGGCCGACTCGTTCCGCGGCGACTGGCAGGTCTACCCCGGCGCCGGGTACGTCGTCGTCTTCCCGAACCCGCACGGCTCGACCGGCTTCGGCCAGGCCTACACCGCTTCCATCTCCGGCGACTGGGCCGGCGCGCCGATGGAGGACGTCGCCAAGGTCACCGACTGGATCGAGAAGCAGCCGTGGGCCGACAAGGACCGGATCGGCGCGATGGGCTGGTCCTGGGGCGGCTACGCCGTCAACTGGCTGCAGGGGACGACGACCCGCTACAAGGCGCTGGCCTCGATGATGGGGGTCTTCGACCTGCCGTCGAAGTTCGGCGCGACCGAGGAGCTCTGGTTCCCGACGTGGGACCTCAAGGGGACCCCCTGGACCTCCGACCAGTACGAGAAGTTCAACCCCTCCCGCAACGTGAAGAACTTCAAGACCCCCGAGCTGGTGATCACCGGCGAGTTGGACTACCGGATCGCCTACACCCAGGGGCTGATGGCCTTCACCTACCTCCGGTCGATGAACGTCCCGGCCAAGCTCGTCGTCTTCCCCAACGCCGGCCACTGGCCGAACTGGTACGAGATGGCGCTCTACTACACCGCCCACCTCGAGTGGTTCCACCAGTACCTCGGCGGCGATCCGGCGCCGTGGAGCAGCGACGACTTCGCCGCCAACAAGGTCTTCGACTTCGAGACCGGCCAGCGGCGGAAGTGA